A portion of the Musa acuminata AAA Group cultivar baxijiao chromosome BXJ1-1, Cavendish_Baxijiao_AAA, whole genome shotgun sequence genome contains these proteins:
- the LOC103973984 gene encoding uncharacterized protein LOC103973984 isoform X3, with protein MPTLGLREFREKFAAQLAPCHRSLQFWVRAVDVYTTYKVCQFRAGLVKDAEKREAMWERQHELAAVKMYSLCSELGGLFLKAAQILGKPDLAPAAWVKRLVTLCDKAPATPISVIQKILEEELGQNFSDIFEQFDAEPLGSASIAQQVHRAKLRGLKTDVAIKVQHPGVQHLMMIDIHNLQAFALFLQKTDINFDLFSLTKEVEKQVFAMEFIDGIPIMNLGDEMAKRGIDPGGKFAALAKQKILKSLTLAYGQMILKNGFFHADPHPGNILICKGSEVALLDYGQVKDLPDSLRLGYAKLVLAMADSDPLMAKLSVEELGIKTLSTHADGDQELLTLARKMFDTKFPPGVTMISPFSEDSSLNKITVQRFPEELFSVLRTMQLLRGLSVGMRIYCSCAEQWRPIAEEVLYKAGRLKAEDLKAHKHGFFRRILRK; from the exons ATGCCGACCCTTGGGCTTCGAGAGTTCCGGGAGAAGTTCGCCGCCCAGCTTGCCCCCTGCCACCGCTCGCTCCAGTTCTGGGTTCGAGCCGTCGACGTGTACACGACCTACAAG GTTTGCCAGTTCCGAGCGGGTCTCGTCAAGGATGCGGAGAAGCGGGAGGCGATGTGGGAGAGGCAGCACGAGCTCGCGGCCGTTAAGATGTACTCCCTCTGCTCTGAGCTTGGTGGGCTCTTCCTAAAG GCTGCACAGATTCTTGGAAAACCTGATTTAGCTCCAGCAGCATGGGTAAAACGACTGGTCACTTTATGTGATAAGGCTCCTGCTACCCCAATTTCAGTAATCCAGAAAATATTGGAGGAGGAGTTGGGACAAAATTTCAGTGATATTTTTGAGCAATTTGATGCTGAACCTCTTGGATCTGCTTCAATTGCACAG CAGGTTCATCGAGCAAAACTCAGAGGTCTAAAGACTGATGTCGCAATCAAG GTTCAACATCCTGGGGTTCAACATTTGATGATGATAGATATTCACAACTTGCAAGCATTTGCCTTGTTTTTACAAAAGACAGATATCAATTTTGATTTGTTCTCACTCACCAAAGAAGTTGAGAAACAG GTCTTTGCAATGGAATTTATTGATGGTATCCCGATAATGAATCTTGGTGATGAAATGGCAAAAAGGGGCATTGATCCTGGTGGTAAATTTGCAGCACTTGCAAAGCA GAAAATCTTGAAAAGTTTGACACTTGCATATGGTCAAATGATATTAAAGAATGGCTTTTTTCACGCAGATCCACATCCAGGAAACATACTTATCTGCAAGGGCTCAGAG GTTGCCTTACTTGATTACGGCCAAGTGAAGGATCTTCCGGACAGTTTGAGGCTTGGATATGCAAAACTTGTGCTTGCTATGGCTGATAGTGACCCTCTAATGGCTAAACTGAGTGTCGA GGAGCTTGGTATCAAAACCTTGAGTACACATGCAGATGGTGACCAGGAACTGTTGACGCTAGCACGAAAAATGTTTGACACTAAATTCCCTCCTGGAGTAACTATGATTTCACCATTTTCAGAAGACTCTTCTTTGAACAAAATCACTGTCCAG AGGTTCCCGGAGGAACTATTTTCTGTTCTCCGGACAATGCAGCTGTTGAGAGGACTTAGTGTGGGGATGAGAATCTACTGCTCGTGCGCTGAACAGTGGAGGCCAATTGCGGAAGAagttctttacaaagctggaaggCTCAAAG CCGAGGATCTGAAAGCACATAAACATGGCTTTTTTAGAAGAATATTGCGAAAATAG
- the LOC103973984 gene encoding uncharacterized protein LOC103973984 isoform X2, translating into MPTLGLREFREKFAAQLAPCHRSLQFWVRAVDVYTTYKVCQFRAGLVKDAEKREAMWERQHELAAVKMYSLCSELGGLFLKAAQILGKPDLAPAAWVKRLVTLCDKAPATPISVIQKILEEELGQNFSDIFEQFDAEPLGSASIAQVHRAKLRGLKTDVAIKVQHPGVQHLMMIDIHNLQAFALFLQKTDINFDLFSLTKEVEKQVAYEFDFLREAAAMEKINKFFHDNNKKVPVLVPRVIPGMVTRKVFAMEFIDGIPIMNLGDEMAKRGIDPGGKFAALAKQKILKSLTLAYGQMILKNGFFHADPHPGNILICKGSEVALLDYGQVKDLPDSLRLGYAKLVLAMADSDPLMAKLSVEELGIKTLSTHADGDQELLTLARKMFDTKFPPGVTMISPFSEDSSLNKITVQRFPEELFSVLRTMQLLRGLSVGMRIYCSCAEQWRPIAEEVLYKAGRLKAEDLKAHKHGFFRRILRK; encoded by the exons ATGCCGACCCTTGGGCTTCGAGAGTTCCGGGAGAAGTTCGCCGCCCAGCTTGCCCCCTGCCACCGCTCGCTCCAGTTCTGGGTTCGAGCCGTCGACGTGTACACGACCTACAAG GTTTGCCAGTTCCGAGCGGGTCTCGTCAAGGATGCGGAGAAGCGGGAGGCGATGTGGGAGAGGCAGCACGAGCTCGCGGCCGTTAAGATGTACTCCCTCTGCTCTGAGCTTGGTGGGCTCTTCCTAAAG GCTGCACAGATTCTTGGAAAACCTGATTTAGCTCCAGCAGCATGGGTAAAACGACTGGTCACTTTATGTGATAAGGCTCCTGCTACCCCAATTTCAGTAATCCAGAAAATATTGGAGGAGGAGTTGGGACAAAATTTCAGTGATATTTTTGAGCAATTTGATGCTGAACCTCTTGGATCTGCTTCAATTGCACAG GTTCATCGAGCAAAACTCAGAGGTCTAAAGACTGATGTCGCAATCAAG GTTCAACATCCTGGGGTTCAACATTTGATGATGATAGATATTCACAACTTGCAAGCATTTGCCTTGTTTTTACAAAAGACAGATATCAATTTTGATTTGTTCTCACTCACCAAAGAAGTTGAGAAACAG GTTGCTTATGAATTTGATTTCCTGAGAGAAGCTGCAGCCATGGAAAAAATTAATAAGTTTTTTCATGATAACAACAAGAAGGTTCCTGTTTTGGTACCACGTGTCATTCCAGGCATGGTGACTAG GAAGGTCTTTGCAATGGAATTTATTGATGGTATCCCGATAATGAATCTTGGTGATGAAATGGCAAAAAGGGGCATTGATCCTGGTGGTAAATTTGCAGCACTTGCAAAGCA GAAAATCTTGAAAAGTTTGACACTTGCATATGGTCAAATGATATTAAAGAATGGCTTTTTTCACGCAGATCCACATCCAGGAAACATACTTATCTGCAAGGGCTCAGAG GTTGCCTTACTTGATTACGGCCAAGTGAAGGATCTTCCGGACAGTTTGAGGCTTGGATATGCAAAACTTGTGCTTGCTATGGCTGATAGTGACCCTCTAATGGCTAAACTGAGTGTCGA GGAGCTTGGTATCAAAACCTTGAGTACACATGCAGATGGTGACCAGGAACTGTTGACGCTAGCACGAAAAATGTTTGACACTAAATTCCCTCCTGGAGTAACTATGATTTCACCATTTTCAGAAGACTCTTCTTTGAACAAAATCACTGTCCAG AGGTTCCCGGAGGAACTATTTTCTGTTCTCCGGACAATGCAGCTGTTGAGAGGACTTAGTGTGGGGATGAGAATCTACTGCTCGTGCGCTGAACAGTGGAGGCCAATTGCGGAAGAagttctttacaaagctggaaggCTCAAAG CCGAGGATCTGAAAGCACATAAACATGGCTTTTTTAGAAGAATATTGCGAAAATAG
- the LOC103973984 gene encoding uncharacterized protein LOC103973984 isoform X1 codes for MPTLGLREFREKFAAQLAPCHRSLQFWVRAVDVYTTYKVCQFRAGLVKDAEKREAMWERQHELAAVKMYSLCSELGGLFLKAAQILGKPDLAPAAWVKRLVTLCDKAPATPISVIQKILEEELGQNFSDIFEQFDAEPLGSASIAQQVHRAKLRGLKTDVAIKVQHPGVQHLMMIDIHNLQAFALFLQKTDINFDLFSLTKEVEKQVAYEFDFLREAAAMEKINKFFHDNNKKVPVLVPRVIPGMVTRKVFAMEFIDGIPIMNLGDEMAKRGIDPGGKFAALAKQKILKSLTLAYGQMILKNGFFHADPHPGNILICKGSEVALLDYGQVKDLPDSLRLGYAKLVLAMADSDPLMAKLSVEELGIKTLSTHADGDQELLTLARKMFDTKFPPGVTMISPFSEDSSLNKITVQRFPEELFSVLRTMQLLRGLSVGMRIYCSCAEQWRPIAEEVLYKAGRLKAEDLKAHKHGFFRRILRK; via the exons ATGCCGACCCTTGGGCTTCGAGAGTTCCGGGAGAAGTTCGCCGCCCAGCTTGCCCCCTGCCACCGCTCGCTCCAGTTCTGGGTTCGAGCCGTCGACGTGTACACGACCTACAAG GTTTGCCAGTTCCGAGCGGGTCTCGTCAAGGATGCGGAGAAGCGGGAGGCGATGTGGGAGAGGCAGCACGAGCTCGCGGCCGTTAAGATGTACTCCCTCTGCTCTGAGCTTGGTGGGCTCTTCCTAAAG GCTGCACAGATTCTTGGAAAACCTGATTTAGCTCCAGCAGCATGGGTAAAACGACTGGTCACTTTATGTGATAAGGCTCCTGCTACCCCAATTTCAGTAATCCAGAAAATATTGGAGGAGGAGTTGGGACAAAATTTCAGTGATATTTTTGAGCAATTTGATGCTGAACCTCTTGGATCTGCTTCAATTGCACAG CAGGTTCATCGAGCAAAACTCAGAGGTCTAAAGACTGATGTCGCAATCAAG GTTCAACATCCTGGGGTTCAACATTTGATGATGATAGATATTCACAACTTGCAAGCATTTGCCTTGTTTTTACAAAAGACAGATATCAATTTTGATTTGTTCTCACTCACCAAAGAAGTTGAGAAACAG GTTGCTTATGAATTTGATTTCCTGAGAGAAGCTGCAGCCATGGAAAAAATTAATAAGTTTTTTCATGATAACAACAAGAAGGTTCCTGTTTTGGTACCACGTGTCATTCCAGGCATGGTGACTAG GAAGGTCTTTGCAATGGAATTTATTGATGGTATCCCGATAATGAATCTTGGTGATGAAATGGCAAAAAGGGGCATTGATCCTGGTGGTAAATTTGCAGCACTTGCAAAGCA GAAAATCTTGAAAAGTTTGACACTTGCATATGGTCAAATGATATTAAAGAATGGCTTTTTTCACGCAGATCCACATCCAGGAAACATACTTATCTGCAAGGGCTCAGAG GTTGCCTTACTTGATTACGGCCAAGTGAAGGATCTTCCGGACAGTTTGAGGCTTGGATATGCAAAACTTGTGCTTGCTATGGCTGATAGTGACCCTCTAATGGCTAAACTGAGTGTCGA GGAGCTTGGTATCAAAACCTTGAGTACACATGCAGATGGTGACCAGGAACTGTTGACGCTAGCACGAAAAATGTTTGACACTAAATTCCCTCCTGGAGTAACTATGATTTCACCATTTTCAGAAGACTCTTCTTTGAACAAAATCACTGTCCAG AGGTTCCCGGAGGAACTATTTTCTGTTCTCCGGACAATGCAGCTGTTGAGAGGACTTAGTGTGGGGATGAGAATCTACTGCTCGTGCGCTGAACAGTGGAGGCCAATTGCGGAAGAagttctttacaaagctggaaggCTCAAAG CCGAGGATCTGAAAGCACATAAACATGGCTTTTTTAGAAGAATATTGCGAAAATAG